The Aedes albopictus strain Foshan chromosome 2, AalbF5, whole genome shotgun sequence region cgcaaatgcaagttttattgaaatggtatataataagtaataaaaccaattcatgtctacttgcaagtctttaactgaagatgtttatagcagaagttatatgatagttttatggaacgcaaaaggttcaaagtaaataactaccacataaaactagtttagaacaactagctttttgacatgctcgcaAAAAACcacgataaaacatgaataaaccttcaaggcatgctgattgttacttgggcaaacagatatctcgtgaaagaatGCTGCGGAtagccaggaagaaactttggaagaaattccagaattacgctcagaaatcttgaaagaatttttgaagagtaggggaacttacgtattttcggtagttttttttttcgtcatggttttttaaaccttttgaactcaaagttggcatcaaatcctttccaatcaagctgaatatgatcaagcttcaggcaatttggccgacaacaatccctcatgacgaggagaacaaacctgccgatgataccctaagtcaccctttataattttaagaaaatttgtttttttttaattataaactttcaaaatttcatctggaaaaaacctggaaaactcagggaattttattttgagttatgagtagacaccctgatagtctacggtactcagaaagcctcaaagcactccaaGAATATACATAATacttgaattgggtgatctaggtcatccaaattatcctggaattcattttcttaagatctacaacatccaccatcatttgtgttcactctgttcgtgaaatttagtcacgttgatgtccattagacctcgcaatgctacgagcaactcgatattgtggtagttggacattccgtgaaatacaaatggcctccaaaacactttgaagtttgggtcacgatatctacatactgtatcatgctttaattgtaaaaaaaaaatcgtgggatGTAatttatactgctgatggagcctcagtgcacaactctAATGCTTCATGGGGTATTCCAGGCTTTctaaactattttggaattaggaccttcaaggtctacaggctctactcttgtttctgttcactctatcggcctatttttttcacgattgtgtctgttgtacctcataatattgcgaatatctctatgtgttgctatttgggtgtccactggtattcaaatggacccaatgtattttgaattatgggtcgcaatatccgtaaatcttatgatatatttattgtagcgaatgctcgtggAATATGATCTGCGCTACTCTTAAagcctcggagtgcaattctgataacttagcaacattcacttggtgatctaggacATTCAAATTATTATGGAAtgaagaccttcaagctccacaagctctactgaatctctttactttatcggtgtagctcctccaaaaaatccttcaagaattcttccaagactttcgccaagaattcctcgaataatcttcccaggtattcctccaaaaaatcctggaagaattcttccagaaatttttcaagaaattcctcgaacattcttccaggagttcctccaagtacTCTACcacaaattcctacaagattccctcaagtaatcaagaattccaccaggaattgcttcaagaatttctccagatatcactctaaaaattctgccaagtattcctcaaagaatccctctaggtattcttccaacaatttctccaggaattcctcatagacttcggccaagaaattctccaaacattcctccaggaattcctccaagagtttcaccacgaattcctcaaagaatatctCCACTAATTCGCAGGTaattgtccagaaattctttcaaaaattactccagagattcatccgagattactttcagacatttctccagaaattccaccagaaattcgtgaagaaatttttcaaggaattacaacagaaattacttcaggaaatcctccaggaattccttaatgaatacctccaggatccttcTGGAAACCTTAAGTAATTTCACAAGAAACACTCCTGAGATTATTCTAAGAATTCGTACGAGAATTGTAACGTTGTAatttcacggtagaatgtgtcaatataGTTCTAAGCAACAAAAACCTAAACTctgcacaccaaaaatcgattgaaagtttcagcaaaattttgctgaattttgccgagctgaaggttgcagcaaaaaatttgctgacattcagcaaaatttgcttatttgttcagtaaactctgctgatcaccagtaacgttttgctgaaattcagcaaacttcagCAAAATTTCGCAGggcccttcagctcggcaaaatttagcaaaatattgctgaaagcactTGGCGTGTCCAAAATTCTAAACTTTGCAATAGATTTGATGATCTAGAGCATTGCATGGACATGGTAGATAACATTaccaaaaggtttgataattgaacgcttacagcgccacctagcggcaaaattcgaaagctTAAAAttgctgcatacatttggccaagttttcccatacaaacttcaagcgttttgagcgcccccttaggctcaaccgatatggctcaaattttgaacgtagcttctgggagttcaaaacaactggtttagaaggtaagacttggcatttttcgaaatttttgtttttcatataagtatggGCCACCTTACTATGGACGCTAGGCCATCTGGCGATCAACGGCTCAAATGCTATGTTCCAATAATGGCCTTTGAAATTAAATTCGATATGATATAGAGTTGTGAAAAATTAATCCAATCCTCTTTTTTCGCAATGATGATAGTGTTAAAAATATGTTCTTCAGCCCAATGATGTTTTGGCCCATCTCTACGAAAAATTTCTCCCACAATGCCTTATGGGCAGTTGGTCGCACCTACGAAAACAGGACACGCCGATGCCGACGATGATGACGGTTTTTTTTTATGATACGGCGTCATCGTCCCCGTCGTCGTGCGAGTAGTCGAGATTTCTCGAGCGCAGAACGCAAAAGCCGAGAAAATCGGGGTCGTCGCGATTGTGTTGCACGACGGTGTtggctattattattatttactaGGCTGAACTAGATTTTTGCCTCATTCACCTGGGGCAAGAGCAAGTGGGAGTAGAACGAAGGATCAAAATTGAGTTTCCTAAGATAAGTGGAACGTGTCGGTGGAAAAATCGATGCTGTGTAATTATTATTACTTACTCCACTTTTGAGTTGCTGCAGAGTAACTCTATCCACGATGCCTAGGTCCTCCCAGGAGTGGACGATTCTAGCTTCCAGCATTTTGGGGGAGCTGGGTTTTGATCGGGTGGTCCGTGCGGAAAGTGGAACATTATTGTTTTCAGCATCGGTACTCTCGTCGGTTGGATTGACGTTGACGATTCTGGGAATTTCCATCTCCGTTCCGGATCTTGAACCCATGGCTGAAGGTGGAGCTGGTGGTACCAACTCATCCGTAGATGTTTGAGTTGCAATCGTCTTTCCAAACACATCGTCGATGTCTTCTTCGTGGACATTGACACACTTATCACTTTTGTCGCCGTTGAAATTGTTCAGCTCTAAGCTGTTGTTGTTCTTGTCGCTCGTTGCCAGAGATTCCTTTCGAGGCTCCGCAGCGGAACTCTTTCGTCTTACTCGGTTTGGCGATGTCGAAGGGCTTCTCAGTAGGTTGTGTATCATCTCGACGCCACTGTGCGGAGCTGGACTCAACGCCGCAGGGCTTCTGTAGATGCTTCTCGGTAGAATTAGAGTAGTAGCCGATCGGCTGCGACGCCTCGATCGACCTCGATCACTGACTGTCAAATGTTTGCTGGGTGAATGGGTTGCGGATGGAGTTTTGTCTGGTTCCACAGGTTTTGGAGACAGCTTTTCCCGAACAGGTGATGGCATTGTGCTTAGCCTGTGAATGCCAGTTTTAACCATTTTTGGAATTTTCGATGCCCCGTTTGGTTTCGGTTCAGCAACCGGTGGGGCTTCGTTGTTTGGTTTGTGGTCCTCGGGTATGTCGATGTTGAGCTCCTTGGTGTAATCTTTCGCTTCTTTCTCTGGATCCGAAGCTTCTTTTTCCAGGTTATCCTTTGTATCCGTACTAGTTTTTAGCAGCACTTCGAGTGATAAGTTAGGTTTCTGCAGTTTTGGAGTTGACATGGTAGCTGAGTCAGCTGATTCCGATTTCTGAAGCTTGGATGGACTGGATGGTATATCGTTGATCGCTTCTACAGTTTTGAGAACCACATTGTTGATTTTTTCTTCTATGCCTTGAATAGCTTGCTTGACTTCTTCTATTTTCTCCGCAAGAATTTGATTCGTTTCCGGGGGTTCAGGATGGCTGTGATTGTCTGGAGATTCAGGTTTAGCCTTAGGTTTGGGTTGCATGTCTTCATCTTTTATTGGTTCAGATGAACAATCATTCTGACATGATGTCGGCTGCGATCGTCCGGATTTGGGTCTTGAGGACTTCGGCCGATCTTCCGACTGCAGATTGCTTTCAGCTGTAGCTGGTCGTCCAGATTTTGGTCGGGATGATTTAGGACGTTCTTGAGGGGGTTCAGGTGGCTCTGGGGGCTCAGGAGTAGGGGACGGTGTATCTAGCTGATCGAGGGTAGTTGCTGAAAGGGTAGATGCTTGCATATCGTCTTCATCGAAAGTGACGCTTCTCCGCCTAGAAAATGCAGCTTGCCTGTGCGTTGGGGTATCCTCAGAGCTGACGTAGCTACCGGGCTTTGCAGACATGGGTCTGTTGTTGCTTATGTTACTGATGTATTCGCTACTTATTGGCGGAGAGGATCTCTCTGTTTCAGCGGAGTGTGAGTACTGCTTTCTCATGGAAGAGCTAAAGTTATCAGTTGAGGAAGTTGATGATTTGAGCGCAGATCGCTGCATCGTTGGTGAAAATCGTTCGGAAGAACTAGCCGTAAATGAAGAGCTAGGATTGTTAACATTAGCGTGGGCGCTAGAACTAGATGATTGGGAAACCGTAAGTCCATCTTGATCACTATGTTCAAAAGTATCACTGTCAGGTGTCCTCATTTTCACAACTTCACCTCCAAATCGCACCCTTCTGGGTGTTCTTCGCACATATTCATCCGAGGACTGATTTAGCATTGCACCAGACACATCTTCATTCTTATGACCCGCACTCTCGTCCATTTCACTATCAGTCAACACTCGCATTATTCCATACCGTTTCGTACTGTCTTCATCACTTTCTTCACTAATTGATTGGGAGTTTTCTGCCTCTACTATACGCATGGTAACTGATTCCTTATTGATCTTGATGTCAGTTTCCATTATTACTCTGGAACTGTCGATTTTATCGATATTATCCATACTAACTCGTCGAACCACTGAACTTCCATGTTGAGGTAATCTACTGATCGCGTAAGGGTTGTTGTTGAACCGAGATTCATATGTTTCAGCTCTCGAGACATCGTTAAAACTTCCAGATTTCCACCGTTGTGCTTTTGGAGAGAGTGGTTGCATCGGTTGATGAACTTCTGTGGTAGGAACTTGAGGAACATGAGGTTTCCAAGATTTTCGAATAGGTAGTTCGGATCCGGGAGGTGTCAAATTGATAACATTTTCTCTTCGTGGACTTTTTGGAGGATTCGGTAGTCCATATACGTTGCACAGCAAGTCGAAATCTCTCCGGTAAGCAACGGAAATGCATTCGTAAAACTCTCGCGAGCCTATTGTATTCTTAATTTTGAGGAGGATCTTCAACGCAATCTCCTGATAGGTTATCTGAACCATTTTGCCACCCAAGGCATTGATGACGGCACGTAAGATGAAAGTTCGTTTTGCTGTCAGGATTGCTGGTTGAATGAGCGATGGTAATGCCAGCATCACCCCTACGATGTAACGAGTGCTAAGTGGATCCTTCGGATTCCGATCCATTCCGTAATTCATAATCTCAAGCATGACAGTTTCCGGCATCTTCGTTTGAGCAATGTACACTTTCAAAACATCTAAAGCCCCTTTTCTGACAGCCGGCGATGGATGTCCCAAATTGTCGATGATTGGTGGTAACAGAGGTCCGAAATACACATCGGATTCATCGCGAAGAACAATCAACACATCAATCAGTACTCTAAGCGAATGTTGTCGAACTTGATACTCAGGATCGTGCAATCGCTCCAAGAACTCCCTGAACAATTCATTCATGTTCAACCCCACCGGGAGCTCATTGTTCCGGATGATGTACTCCCAGAGAGGCGTCAATTGTAACACGGACAACACCCGATGATTATCTTCCACGTTTAGAACCCTCCGGTATCGAGCAGGAGAAGAGCTAGCATTGTTCGACGAATTTGAAGAGGAACCTTCACCACCCGTCGACGAGTTTCCATTATTTTTGGCAAAAACTCTCCTGAAGAACATTTTCCGAATTTTTTTTCCTCTAAGACACTGAACTACGCACTCATTCTATTCCCGGGAACTTAATCCGACACGCACTGGCACTACGTAATCCTAACACTAAACACACTGAACACCACGAGGGACAAGAGATGAATACCTCTGGTCGAGAAAATTTCGACATTCGCCAATCAAAACTGTGGTCCCTGACGGGACGAGATGTATGACGATTTGTAACTGAACGTGGGACCGCGATAGTCGAATGGGCATGCGCCAAGTTTGTTGTGATCCGG contains the following coding sequences:
- the LOC109411760 gene encoding uncharacterized protein LOC109411760 isoform X4, whose amino-acid sequence is MFFRRVFAKNNGNSSTGGEGSSSNSSNNASSSPARYRRVLNVEDNHRVLSVLQLTPLWEYIIRNNELPVGLNMNELFREFLERLHDPEYQVRQHSLRVLIDVLIVLRDESDVYFGPLLPPIIDNLGHPSPAVRKGALDVLKVYIAQTKMPETVMLEIMNYGMDRNPKDPLSTRYIVGVMLALPSLIQPAILTAKRTFILRAVINALGGKMVQITYQEIALKILLKIKNTIGSREFYECISVAYRRDFDLLCNVYGLPNPPKSPRRENVINLTPPGSELPIRKSWKPHVPQVPTTEVHQPMQPLSPKAQRWKSGSFNDVSRAETYESRFNNNPYAISRLPQHGSSVVRRVSMDNIDKIDSSRVIMETDIKINKESVTMRIVEAENSQSISEESDEDSTKRYGIMRVLTDSEMDESAGHKNEDVSGAMLNQSSDEYVRRTPRRVRFGGEVVKMRTPDSDTFEHSDQDGLTVSQSSSSSAHANVNNPSSSFTASSSERFSPTMQRSALKSSTSSTDNFSSSMRKQYSHSAETERSSPPISSEYISNISNNRPMSAKPGSYVSSEDTPTHRQAAFSRRRSVTFDEDDMQASTLSATTLDQLDTPSPTPEPPEPPEPPQERPKSSRPKSGRPATAESNLQSEDRPKSSRPKSGRSQPTSCQNDCSSEPIKDEDMQPKPKAKPESPDNHSHPEPPETNQILAEKIEEVKQAIQGIEEKINNVVLKTVEAINDIPSSPSKLQKSESADSATMSTPKLQKPNLSLEVLLKTSTDTKDNLEKEASDPEKEAKDYTKELNIDIPEDHKPNNEAPPVAEPKPNGASKIPKMVKTGIHRLSTMPSPVREKLSPKPVEPDKTPSATHSPSKHLTVSDRGRSRRRSRSATTLILPRSIYRSPAALSPAPHSGVEMIHNLLRSPSTSPNRVRRKSSAAEPRKESLATSDKNNNSLELNNFNGDKSDKCVNVHEEDIDDVFGKTIATQTSTDELVPPAPPSAMGSRSGTEMEIPRIVNVNPTDESTDAENNNVPLSARTTRSKPSSPKMLEARIVHSWEDLGIVDRVTLQQLKSGDWRIRSQGFCAIEESLKSSDNLAKVQPYLESLLRTLLSSERNPDIIDDKVRMLVNLISRLPLENLEDRVGQIMTGLCRQGGPGSNNVAKALMQRLPTAAIVQRLLSDEFLHAKSSKFRENALQMVLFALMTFPSTYFDIKTLIARATEAAVDRKKRVRHGALDVLAVLGQISSPKLVLDVVCSSVAQRPDGNHLIAAVKARLARKQLPFIGPDGSVEYALKVPSGRAGSVIMFGADVDWIEAGSGSASPTSTRSKNYPSFQVDGGGGSFEEYKRKPSFQVFDEVKQPIDSSKVMSSGWTSKIPDGNIAATNGSRPFYGNVQSRSYPELNDQQQQQQQQHQRKLPISNNGNGGGNIKQLPNGRYAKQSTISRFPEMEPKQGGRNGLNAKNSNPYEMKPARPTRSRLCTRLSDGFMSDTIASANRIIQNESRPSTDPAIDNGAIRQSRNGMRFYNPNIMTSNNNNSGSSGGRQQVGSHAQRQDQDQRPNLSPSKSYGNGGSNNTAHHAAYNSSGRFFGAETIEVTHRSRFLGEEENESGAAGGAINQESYIIHRDEQYDSDNDDKSSNDSTSTRIISNSTFNFGSKNSDPYPPTPNISHPPSILSSRPQSVTSHKSIGSGILKNDGRLSRTSNMSFKQSTDNVSVKSSRSVKSREHTVWYERDGTPIRSEDVISSNQVNYESDYDDEVEEEVVQPQRTATPKRYPTPSPHPLQSSYSTEELSNNSYPAEEADVLPPKSRVHSASLGNLQQLPYEEEPPQPAPTKKILKKPFLVRKSSKVAPVKEIVSGVKAKNKMNEVIFQKTLRKFDKPKDALSNCISHLESPNWEQNISGLQFFVRLIRHHPEVIDNQIHLLSVALAKQVRNLRSQVARAACQASAEFFSTHRRCIEGEAEDIATHLLHRTADTNKFLRADATQALESMCENLSNHKVIHIISFKGATHQNAVVRTTAAKLLDKIVRQLGPDKVFALPKESREKLVLTGGQLLLEGSLDTRNYIKSMFKQLSEHPNYNKVLLEVIPPRTYRNIEKSLKSIKQM
- the LOC109411760 gene encoding uncharacterized protein LOC109411760 isoform X1, with the translated sequence MFFRRVFAKNNGNSSTGGEGSSSNSSNNASSSPARYRRVLNVEDNHRVLSVLQLTPLWEYIIRNNELPVGLNMNELFREFLERLHDPEYQVRQHSLRVLIDVLIVLRDESDVYFGPLLPPIIDNLGHPSPAVRKGALDVLKVYIAQTKMPETVMLEIMNYGMDRNPKDPLSTRYIVGVMLALPSLIQPAILTAKRTFILRAVINALGGKMVQITYQEIALKILLKIKNTIGSREFYECISVAYRRDFDLLCNVYGLPNPPKSPRRENVINLTPPGSELPIRKSWKPHVPQVPTTEVHQPMQPLSPKAQRWKSGSFNDVSRAETYESRFNNNPYAISRLPQHGSSVVRRVSMDNIDKIDSSRVIMETDIKINKESVTMRIVEAENSQSISEESDEDSTKRYGIMRVLTDSEMDESAGHKNEDVSGAMLNQSSDEYVRRTPRRVRFGGEVVKMRTPDSDTFEHSDQDGLTVSQSSSSSAHANVNNPSSSFTASSSERFSPTMQRSALKSSTSSTDNFSSSMRKQYSHSAETERSSPPISSEYISNISNNRPMSAKPGSYVSSEDTPTHRQAAFSRRRSVTFDEDDMQASTLSATTLDQLDTPSPTPEPPEPPEPPQERPKSSRPKSGRPATAESNLQSEDRPKSSRPKSGRSQPTSCQNDCSSEPIKDEDMQPKPKAKPESPDNHSHPEPPETNQILAEKIEEVKQAIQGIEEKINNVVLKTVEAINDIPSSPSKLQKSESADSATMSTPKLQKPNLSLEVLLKTSTDTKDNLEKEASDPEKEAKDYTKELNIDIPEDHKPNNEAPPVAEPKPNGASKIPKMVKTGIHRLSTMPSPVREKLSPKPVEPDKTPSATHSPSKHLTVSDRGRSRRRSRSATTLILPRSIYRSPAALSPAPHSGVEMIHNLLRSPSTSPNRVRRKSSAAEPRKESLATSDKNNNSLELNNFNGDKSDKCVNVHEEDIDDVFGKTIATQTSTDELVPPAPPSAMGSRSGTEMEIPRIVNVNPTDESTDAENNNVPLSARTTRSKPSSPKMLEARIVHSWEDLGIVDRVTLQQLKSGDWRIRSQGFCAIEESLKSSDNLAKVQPYLESLLRTLLSSERNPDIIDDKVRMLVNLISRLPLENLEDRVGQIMTGLCRQGGPGSNNVAKALMQRLPTAAIVQRLLSDEFLHAKSSKFRENALQMVLFALMTFPSTYFDIKTLIARATEAAVDRKKRVRHGALDVLAVLGQISSPKLVLDVVCSSVAQRPDGNHLIAAVKARLARKQLPFIGPDGSVEYALKVPSGRAGSVIMFGADVDWIEAGSGSASPTSTRSKNYPSFQVDGGGGSFEEYKRYELRKPSFQVFDEVKQPIDSSKVMSSGWTSKIPVSHTDGNIAATNGSRPFYGNVQSRSYPELNDQQQQQQQQHQRKLPISNNGNGGGNIKQLPNGRYAKQSTISRFPEMEPKQGGRNGLNAKNSNPYEMKPARPTRSRLCTRLSDGFMSDTIASANRIIQNESRPSTDPAIDNGAIRQSRNGMRFYNPNIMTSNNNNSGSSGGRQQVGSHAQRQDQDQRPNLSPSKSYGNGGSNNTAHHAAYNSSGRFFGAETIEVTHRSRFLGEEENESGAAGGAINQESYIIHRDEQYDSDNDDKSSNDSTSTRIISNSTFNFGSKNSDPYPPTPNISHPPSILSSRPQSVTSHKSIGSGILKNDGRLSRTSNMSFKQSTDNVSVKSSRSVKSREHTVWYERDGTPIRSEDVISSNQVNYESDYDDEVEEEVVQPQRTATPKRYPTPSPHPLQSSYSTEELSNNSYPAEEADVLPPKSRVHSASLGNLQQLPYEEEPPQPAPTKKILKKPFLVRKSSKVAPVKEIVSGVKAKNKMNEVIFQKTLRKFDKPKDALSNCISHLESPNWEQNISGLQFFVRLIRHHPEVIDNQIHLLSVALAKQVRNLRSQVARAACQASAEFFSTHRRCIEGEAEDIATHLLHRTADTNKFLRADATQALESMCENLSNHKVIHIISFKGATHQNAVVRTTAAKLLDKIVRQLGPDKVFALPKESREKLVLTGGQLLLEGSLDTRNYIKSMFKQLSEHPNYNKVLLEVIPPRTYRNIEKSLKSIKQM
- the LOC109411760 gene encoding uncharacterized protein LOC109411760 isoform X3, which codes for MFFRRVFAKNNGNSSTGGEGSSSNSSNNASSSPARYRRVLNVEDNHRVLSVLQLTPLWEYIIRNNELPVGLNMNELFREFLERLHDPEYQVRQHSLRVLIDVLIVLRDESDVYFGPLLPPIIDNLGHPSPAVRKGALDVLKVYIAQTKMPETVMLEIMNYGMDRNPKDPLSTRYIVGVMLALPSLIQPAILTAKRTFILRAVINALGGKMVQITYQEIALKILLKIKNTIGSREFYECISVAYRRDFDLLCNVYGLPNPPKSPRRENVINLTPPGSELPIRKSWKPHVPQVPTTEVHQPMQPLSPKAQRWKSGSFNDVSRAETYESRFNNNPYAISRLPQHGSSVVRRVSMDNIDKIDSSRVIMETDIKINKESVTMRIVEAENSQSISEESDEDSTKRYGIMRVLTDSEMDESAGHKNEDVSGAMLNQSSDEYVRRTPRRVRFGGEVVKMRTPDSDTFEHSDQDGLTVSQSSSSSAHANVNNPSSSFTASSSERFSPTMQRSALKSSTSSTDNFSSSMRKQYSHSAETERSSPPISSEYISNISNNRPMSAKPGSYVSSEDTPTHRQAAFSRRRSVTFDEDDMQASTLSATTLDQLDTPSPTPEPPEPPEPPQERPKSSRPKSGRPATAESNLQSEDRPKSSRPKSGRSQPTSCQNDCSSEPIKDEDMQPKPKAKPESPDNHSHPEPPETNQILAEKIEEVKQAIQGIEEKINNVVLKTVEAINDIPSSPSKLQKSESADSATMSTPKLQKPNLSLEVLLKTSTDTKDNLEKEASDPEKEAKDYTKELNIDIPEDHKPNNEAPPVAEPKPNGASKIPKMVKTGIHRLSTMPSPVREKLSPKPVEPDKTPSATHSPSKHLTVSDRGRSRRRSRSATTLILPRSIYRSPAALSPAPHSGVEMIHNLLRSPSTSPNRVRRKSSAAEPRKESLATSDKNNNSLELNNFNGDKSDKCVNVHEEDIDDVFGKTIATQTSTDELVPPAPPSAMGSRSGTEMEIPRIVNVNPTDESTDAENNNVPLSARTTRSKPSSPKMLEARIVHSWEDLGIVDRVTLQQLKSGDWRIRSQGFCAIEESLKSSDNLAKVQPYLESLLRTLLSSERNPDIIDDKVRMLVNLISRLPLENLEDRVGQIMTGLCRQGGPGSNNVAKALMQRLPTAAIVQRLLSDEFLHAKSSKFRENALQMVLFALMTFPSTYFDIKTLIARATEAAVDRKKRVRHGALDVLAVLGQISSPKLVLDVVCSSVAQRPDGNHLIAAVKARLARKQLPFIGPDGSVEYALKVPSGRAGSVIMFGADVDWIEAGSGSASPTSTRSKNYPSFQVDGGGGSFEEYKRYELRKPSFQVFDEVKQPIDSSKVMSSGWTSKIPDGNIAATNGSRPFYGNVQSRSYPELNDQQQQQQQQHQRKLPISNNGNGGGNIKQLPNGRYAKQSTISRFPEMEPKQGGRNGLNAKNSNPYEMKPARPTRSRLCTRLSDGFMSDTIASANRIIQNESRPSTDPAIDNGAIRQSRNGMRFYNPNIMTSNNNNSGSSGGRQQVGSHAQRQDQDQRPNLSPSKSYGNGGSNNTAHHAAYNSSGRFFGAETIEVTHRSRFLGEEENESGAAGGAINQESYIIHRDEQYDSDNDDKSSNDSTSTRIISNSTFNFGSKNSDPYPPTPNISHPPSILSSRPQSVTSHKSIGSGILKNDGRLSRTSNMSFKQSTDNVSVKSSRSVKSREHTVWYERDGTPIRSEDVISSNQVNYESDYDDEVEEEVVQPQRTATPKRYPTPSPHPLQSSYSTEELSNNSYPAEEADVLPPKSRVHSASLGNLQQLPYEEEPPQPAPTKKILKKPFLVRKSSKVAPVKEIVSGVKAKNKMNEVIFQKTLRKFDKPKDALSNCISHLESPNWEQNISGLQFFVRLIRHHPEVIDNQIHLLSVALAKQVRNLRSQVARAACQASAEFFSTHRRCIEGEAEDIATHLLHRTADTNKFLRADATQALESMCENLSNHKVIHIISFKGATHQNAVVRTTAAKLLDKIVRQLGPDKVFALPKESREKLVLTGGQLLLEGSLDTRNYIKSMFKQLSEHPNYNKVLLEVIPPRTYRNIEKSLKSIKQM
- the LOC109411760 gene encoding uncharacterized protein LOC109411760 isoform X2 — its product is MFFRRVFAKNNGNSSTGGEGSSSNSSNNASSSPARYRRVLNVEDNHRVLSVLQLTPLWEYIIRNNELPVGLNMNELFREFLERLHDPEYQVRQHSLRVLIDVLIVLRDESDVYFGPLLPPIIDNLGHPSPAVRKGALDVLKVYIAQTKMPETVMLEIMNYGMDRNPKDPLSTRYIVGVMLALPSLIQPAILTAKRTFILRAVINALGGKMVQITYQEIALKILLKIKNTIGSREFYECISVAYRRDFDLLCNVYGLPNPPKSPRRENVINLTPPGSELPIRKSWKPHVPQVPTTEVHQPMQPLSPKAQRWKSGSFNDVSRAETYESRFNNNPYAISRLPQHGSSVVRRVSMDNIDKIDSSRVIMETDIKINKESVTMRIVEAENSQSISEESDEDSTKRYGIMRVLTDSEMDESAGHKNEDVSGAMLNQSSDEYVRRTPRRVRFGGEVVKMRTPDSDTFEHSDQDGLTVSQSSSSSAHANVNNPSSSFTASSSERFSPTMQRSALKSSTSSTDNFSSSMRKQYSHSAETERSSPPISSEYISNISNNRPMSAKPGSYVSSEDTPTHRQAAFSRRRSVTFDEDDMQASTLSATTLDQLDTPSPTPEPPEPPEPPQERPKSSRPKSGRPATAESNLQSEDRPKSSRPKSGRSQPTSCQNDCSSEPIKDEDMQPKPKAKPESPDNHSHPEPPETNQILAEKIEEVKQAIQGIEEKINNVVLKTVEAINDIPSSPSKLQKSESADSATMSTPKLQKPNLSLEVLLKTSTDTKDNLEKEASDPEKEAKDYTKELNIDIPEDHKPNNEAPPVAEPKPNGASKIPKMVKTGIHRLSTMPSPVREKLSPKPVEPDKTPSATHSPSKHLTVSDRGRSRRRSRSATTLILPRSIYRSPAALSPAPHSGVEMIHNLLRSPSTSPNRVRRKSSAAEPRKESLATSDKNNNSLELNNFNGDKSDKCVNVHEEDIDDVFGKTIATQTSTDELVPPAPPSAMGSRSGTEMEIPRIVNVNPTDESTDAENNNVPLSARTTRSKPSSPKMLEARIVHSWEDLGIVDRVTLQQLKSGDWRIRSQGFCAIEESLKSSDNLAKVQPYLESLLRTLLSSERNPDIIDDKVRMLVNLISRLPLENLEDRVGQIMTGLCRQGGPGSNNVAKALMQRLPTAAIVQRLLSDEFLHAKSSKFRENALQMVLFALMTFPSTYFDIKTLIARATEAAVDRKKRVRHGALDVLAVLGQISSPKLVLDVVCSSVAQRPDGNHLIAAVKARLARKQLPFIGPDGSVEYALKVPSGRAGSVIMFGADVDWIEAGSGSASPTSTRSKNYPSFQVDGGGGSFEEYKRKPSFQVFDEVKQPIDSSKVMSSGWTSKIPVSHTDGNIAATNGSRPFYGNVQSRSYPELNDQQQQQQQQHQRKLPISNNGNGGGNIKQLPNGRYAKQSTISRFPEMEPKQGGRNGLNAKNSNPYEMKPARPTRSRLCTRLSDGFMSDTIASANRIIQNESRPSTDPAIDNGAIRQSRNGMRFYNPNIMTSNNNNSGSSGGRQQVGSHAQRQDQDQRPNLSPSKSYGNGGSNNTAHHAAYNSSGRFFGAETIEVTHRSRFLGEEENESGAAGGAINQESYIIHRDEQYDSDNDDKSSNDSTSTRIISNSTFNFGSKNSDPYPPTPNISHPPSILSSRPQSVTSHKSIGSGILKNDGRLSRTSNMSFKQSTDNVSVKSSRSVKSREHTVWYERDGTPIRSEDVISSNQVNYESDYDDEVEEEVVQPQRTATPKRYPTPSPHPLQSSYSTEELSNNSYPAEEADVLPPKSRVHSASLGNLQQLPYEEEPPQPAPTKKILKKPFLVRKSSKVAPVKEIVSGVKAKNKMNEVIFQKTLRKFDKPKDALSNCISHLESPNWEQNISGLQFFVRLIRHHPEVIDNQIHLLSVALAKQVRNLRSQVARAACQASAEFFSTHRRCIEGEAEDIATHLLHRTADTNKFLRADATQALESMCENLSNHKVIHIISFKGATHQNAVVRTTAAKLLDKIVRQLGPDKVFALPKESREKLVLTGGQLLLEGSLDTRNYIKSMFKQLSEHPNYNKVLLEVIPPRTYRNIEKSLKSIKQM